From the unidentified bacterial endosymbiont genome, one window contains:
- a CDS encoding type III secretion system protein SepQ, whose protein sequence is MKVVGYSDLFIQQSAFIGSGFYKPSDKSTLRFRVMYGEGIWLTFRWHQERLNAWCEEHAWRNWIEEKICFCDLQSADENLLALAAQWSLLAVSEELKNADIALEEVSGYASLLSGWSPVVTLNQGNKKLDLTLVDWPEDALRGLVKEWKPLVAAKGGTKPLLRCPMTVGPVTFPYGRLAECQPGAVIMLPAEYHKQDVHFWMIAGDVLIKLVKDNEAYMVSEIKTPEENEIVEDEAVLSSLADINVNVVFDIGSTLLTFAEISALKPGSVIKPDIATSETVNVRVNGKIFATGNFVLLGDIPGVRINKLLSE, encoded by the coding sequence TTGAAAGTCGTAGGGTATAGCGATCTTTTTATTCAACAATCGGCTTTTATCGGTAGCGGATTTTATAAACCCAGCGATAAATCTACACTCCGTTTTCGCGTGATGTACGGCGAAGGTATTTGGTTGACGTTCCGCTGGCATCAGGAAAGGTTAAATGCATGGTGCGAAGAACACGCCTGGCGTAACTGGATTGAAGAGAAAATATGCTTTTGCGATCTTCAAAGTGCGGACGAAAACCTTCTCGCCTTAGCCGCACAATGGAGTCTGCTGGCAGTGAGTGAAGAATTAAAAAATGCAGATATAGCCCTGGAAGAAGTCTCTGGCTACGCCAGTCTTTTATCGGGTTGGTCTCCTGTAGTGACCTTAAACCAGGGGAACAAAAAGCTGGATTTAACGTTGGTCGATTGGCCTGAAGATGCGCTGCGTGGGCTGGTCAAAGAGTGGAAGCCTCTGGTGGCGGCAAAGGGCGGTACTAAACCGTTGTTGCGCTGCCCAATGACCGTTGGTCCTGTGACCTTTCCTTATGGTCGCCTTGCCGAATGCCAGCCTGGGGCAGTGATTATGCTTCCCGCTGAATACCATAAACAGGATGTTCACTTTTGGATGATCGCCGGGGACGTTCTCATTAAATTAGTCAAGGATAACGAGGCATATATGGTAAGCGAAATAAAAACGCCAGAAGAAAATGAGATTGTTGAAGACGAGGCTGTATTGTCTTCGCTGGCTGACATTAATGTGAATGTTGTTTTCGATATAGGAAGCACATTATTGACATTTGCAGAAATATCGGCACTTAAGCCCGGAAGTGTTATAAAGCCAGACATAGCAACATCTGAGACGGTTAACGTTCGCGTCAATGGGAAAATTTTCGCGACCGGTAATTTTGTTTTATTGGGTGATATACCGGGAGTTCGGATCAATAAGCTGTTGTCAGAGTAA
- a CDS encoding outer membrane beta-barrel protein: MSTQYYMPGKLSCLTLLALLPLISSAQAASDGLYAGANVGWSQFDSNEFTRGNYRDSIGYGGFVGYQFSPWFSLEGGGSSLGSAHGDNGASMDVQGLNLSGKFTYSWSGMSLYSRLGGMWYRSDVSNNDINKSEVGTGVAPLAALGLEHSWNSNITSRLEYQWTGDIKNDAATSATLNNGYLSVGFTWHFGNSDDAVVPVTVHPAAPATTLEAVTVPVKGELAILYPFNEYKLSKDNQRKILDYYNPVTSDPSTKIDINGYSDTQGSDKNNYFISEQRANSVKEFLISNGANHENITLHALGSTSRFSHVDADKMGPTENTDDYSLNRRVTIKAY; this comes from the coding sequence GTGAGTACTCAATATTACATGCCAGGCAAATTATCATGCCTGACCTTACTGGCTTTATTACCGCTTATTTCTTCAGCACAGGCTGCAAGCGATGGACTTTACGCAGGTGCGAATGTTGGCTGGTCGCAGTTTGACAGTAATGAATTTACCAGAGGCAATTATCGGGATAGCATTGGATATGGCGGCTTTGTCGGCTATCAATTTTCGCCATGGTTTTCTCTGGAAGGGGGCGGAAGTAGTCTTGGCAGTGCTCATGGCGATAATGGCGCATCTATGGATGTACAGGGGCTTAACCTGAGCGGTAAATTTACCTACTCCTGGTCAGGGATGAGTTTGTATAGCCGGCTGGGCGGCATGTGGTACCGTAGCGACGTCAGTAATAATGATATTAACAAAAGTGAAGTGGGTACCGGCGTTGCCCCTTTAGCGGCTTTGGGTTTAGAACATAGCTGGAACTCGAACATCACTTCCCGTCTTGAGTATCAATGGACCGGGGATATAAAAAATGACGCTGCCACGTCAGCAACCTTAAATAATGGTTATCTGTCTGTTGGCTTTACCTGGCACTTTGGAAATTCGGATGATGCCGTCGTCCCCGTAACGGTACATCCAGCCGCGCCAGCCACAACGCTTGAAGCCGTCACGGTACCGGTCAAAGGTGAACTGGCCATATTATATCCTTTCAATGAGTACAAGCTTTCAAAGGATAATCAACGCAAAATCCTTGATTATTATAATCCGGTAACGTCTGATCCCTCAACCAAGATAGATATTAATGGTTACAGTGACACGCAGGGAAGTGATAAAAATAATTATTTCATCTCCGAACAGCGTGCAAATTCCGTCAAGGAGTTCCTGATCAGCAATGGCGCTAACCATGAAAACATCACCCTTCATGCGCTTGGCAGCACGTCCCGCTTCAGCCATGTTGATGCTGATAAAATGGGGCCAACCGAAAATACCGACGACTATTCGTTGAATCGCAGGGTTACAATTAAAGCATATTAG
- a CDS encoding type III secretion system domain-containing protein, translated as MVDDKVYLTLYRFYVCPGELVHKEYWSLCELNDWHDDYFTYPVLRPRIDSLFRQRLQWEWHDRGNCLTEYQRQWIQWMPKLPAILTSLGIMSLNNAEYFVLGQFRRVLVDLLGDITVNQLSVLCQGENKESIISADQLPGFAFTLGVQIYSQIVGDDWVGKMIIHTLPPLDVCEDVQLLSQSELEAMNAMLVRLERFI; from the coding sequence ATCTGACGTTGTACCGGTTTTATGTTTGCCCGGGCGAACTAGTGCATAAAGAATACTGGAGTCTATGCGAACTGAATGACTGGCATGATGATTATTTTACCTACCCCGTGTTGCGCCCGAGAATCGACAGTTTATTTCGTCAGCGGTTACAGTGGGAATGGCATGACCGGGGTAACTGCCTGACGGAATATCAACGGCAATGGATCCAATGGATGCCAAAATTGCCAGCCATACTGACATCGTTAGGCATAATGTCCCTCAATAATGCGGAATATTTTGTCCTCGGCCAATTTCGCCGTGTTCTGGTCGACCTTTTAGGTGACATTACCGTAAACCAGTTATCGGTATTGTGCCAGGGTGAAAATAAAGAATCCATTATCAGTGCCGATCAACTACCCGGCTTCGCGTTTACTCTGGGGGTGCAAATTTATTCGCAAATAGTCGGTGATGACTGGGTTGGTAAGATGATTATTCATACCCTGCCGCCTCTCGACGTGTGTGAGGACGTTCAATTGTTGAGTCAGTCAGAATTAGAGGCGATGAACGCCATGCTGGTGCGCCTGGAGAGATTTATATGA
- the sctR gene encoding type III secretion system export apparatus subunit SctR has translation MSEFIHQPYALIILLVSLSILPFIVVSCTSFLKIAVVFSLLRNALGIQQIPPNMAIYGMALMLTFFIMAPVGMSISDRFEKHPFSIADENLYANVEQTIIEPYMEFLKKNTKQKQINYFSRIGHQIWPKQYQQRLNADSLFVMLPAFGITQLDEAFKIGLLLYLPFVAIDLIVSNILLAMGMMMVSPTTISLPFKIMLFIIAGGWQYLIEKLVLSF, from the coding sequence ATGAGTGAATTTATTCATCAGCCATATGCATTAATCATTCTGCTGGTTTCGCTTTCTATACTCCCGTTTATTGTCGTGAGCTGTACCTCTTTTCTCAAAATTGCAGTGGTATTTTCCCTGTTACGTAATGCCTTAGGCATCCAACAGATACCGCCTAATATGGCGATCTATGGCATGGCGCTGATGTTAACATTTTTTATCATGGCTCCGGTGGGAATGTCCATTAGCGACCGTTTTGAGAAACATCCGTTTTCCATTGCGGATGAAAATCTTTACGCTAATGTTGAGCAAACGATTATTGAACCTTATATGGAGTTTTTAAAAAAGAACACCAAACAAAAACAGATCAATTACTTTAGCCGTATCGGGCATCAGATATGGCCTAAACAATATCAACAGCGGCTTAACGCCGATTCACTATTTGTTATGTTACCCGCCTTTGGTATCACCCAACTGGATGAGGCTTTTAAGATTGGGCTGTTATTGTATTTACCCTTTGTCGCTATCGATTTGATTGTGTCGAATATTTTGCTGGCAATGGGGATGATGATGGTTTCCCCGACAACCATATCGCTGCCATTTAAAATTATGTTATTTATTATTGCAGGCGGGTGGCAGTATTTAATTGAAAAATTGGTTCTTTCATTCTGA
- the sctT gene encoding type III secretion system export apparatus subunit SctT, with product MNDFLLTIEKLAPHLIMACLRPLGIFFLMPVLVSKNIGGSLVRNALVILIVLPVFPAIDQQNVLAQERSADFSLFLGMAQEIMIGVLIGFVAGIPFWAIDSAGSLIDTVRGSSMGNIYNPSLSESSTLLGVFFSQLLTVVFFSCGGINALMTALYQSYVLFPPGGHIVLNHSLLVFLKQQWDLLFTLFLKFSLPAVGIMLLTDIAMGLLNRTAQQLNVFFLAMSIKSVLALLVLMITLVFSLSDLGKTINTNLSSFTSLWAKIQ from the coding sequence ATGAATGATTTCTTACTGACCATTGAAAAGTTAGCTCCCCATCTCATCATGGCATGCCTTCGGCCGTTAGGGATATTTTTCTTAATGCCCGTGCTGGTGAGTAAAAATATCGGCGGGTCATTAGTACGTAACGCGCTCGTGATTTTGATCGTTCTCCCGGTTTTCCCTGCTATAGATCAGCAAAACGTTCTTGCTCAGGAGAGATCAGCAGATTTTTCCCTTTTTTTGGGTATGGCCCAGGAAATTATGATTGGCGTATTGATTGGTTTTGTCGCAGGGATCCCCTTCTGGGCTATTGATTCTGCTGGCTCCCTGATCGATACGGTACGAGGTTCGTCAATGGGTAATATTTATAACCCCTCGCTTTCTGAATCCTCAACCTTGCTCGGGGTGTTTTTTTCACAATTACTTACCGTCGTTTTTTTTAGCTGCGGCGGCATCAACGCTTTAATGACCGCACTGTATCAATCTTATGTCCTGTTTCCTCCCGGCGGGCATATTGTGTTAAATCACTCCCTGTTAGTGTTTCTTAAACAGCAATGGGATTTACTCTTCACGCTATTTTTAAAATTCTCATTGCCCGCAGTGGGCATTATGCTGTTAACCGATATTGCAATGGGGCTGCTTAACAGAACCGCTCAACAACTCAACGTTTTCTTCCTGGCAATGTCGATAAAAAGCGTGCTTGCTTTGCTGGTACTAATGATTACGCTTGTTTTTTCATTAAGCGATCTGGGCAAAACGATCAACACCAACCTCTCTTCATTCACTTCATTGTGGGCGAAAATACAATGA
- a CDS encoding FliI/YscN family ATPase, whose amino-acid sequence MRKPDINRLITSVLGTDMGGKIQPPKIAPVGYLTEVKATILKAYIPWAHLGELCYIGEQKLLAEVVSLQNGYAYLSLFDIAAGLRCGTPVVASGAEYKIAVGDFLLGKTLDGLGRLPDNSEIPYGTEYRPLDALPPDPMERELITDILPVGVRAIDATLTCGRGQRIGIFAAAGGGKSTLLSMLCDGVEADIIVLALVGERGREVREFIEYTLSEHARSRCVMVVATSERAALERLKAAFVATTVAEYFRDQGKNVVLMIDSLTRYARAAREVGLSSGEPPVASGFPPSVFATLPRLLERAGNGRVGSITGFYTVLVEGDNMNEPVADEVRSILDGHIVLSRKLAEANHYPAIDVSASVSRVMRQIADEEHVWLAGHLRSLMALYREIELLVRVGEYREGEDFDSDKALRCWPAICQFLQQPAGNPQTLPETLEMLRAAVE is encoded by the coding sequence ATACGCAAACCCGATATTAACCGGCTTATTACGTCGGTGCTGGGTACCGATATGGGAGGCAAGATACAGCCGCCTAAGATTGCGCCCGTTGGCTACCTCACCGAGGTGAAGGCGACTATTTTAAAAGCCTATATTCCCTGGGCGCATTTAGGTGAGCTTTGCTATATCGGCGAACAGAAACTCTTAGCGGAAGTGGTGTCACTACAAAATGGTTATGCCTACTTGTCTCTTTTTGACATTGCCGCTGGTTTACGCTGTGGAACCCCGGTTGTCGCGTCGGGGGCTGAATATAAAATAGCCGTGGGTGATTTTCTGCTCGGTAAAACCCTGGATGGGCTAGGCCGCTTGCCTGATAACAGTGAAATCCCGTATGGAACAGAGTATCGCCCTTTAGATGCACTCCCGCCTGATCCTATGGAAAGAGAGCTGATTACCGATATCTTGCCGGTTGGCGTCAGGGCTATCGACGCGACGCTAACCTGTGGCCGTGGGCAACGAATAGGCATATTTGCCGCGGCAGGAGGAGGAAAAAGCACCTTACTCAGTATGCTCTGCGATGGTGTAGAGGCAGATATTATTGTGTTAGCGCTTGTGGGGGAACGCGGGCGCGAGGTACGAGAGTTTATCGAATACACCCTTAGCGAACATGCTCGCTCACGCTGCGTCATGGTTGTCGCCACATCTGAGAGAGCGGCATTAGAACGTTTAAAAGCGGCTTTCGTCGCGACGACAGTTGCAGAATATTTCCGTGACCAGGGTAAAAATGTCGTATTGATGATTGACTCCCTGACTCGTTATGCGCGTGCTGCGCGCGAGGTGGGGTTATCAAGCGGCGAACCGCCGGTGGCATCGGGGTTCCCCCCCTCCGTCTTTGCAACATTGCCCCGTCTGCTTGAGCGGGCGGGAAATGGCAGGGTGGGGAGCATCACCGGCTTTTATACCGTGCTGGTTGAAGGTGACAACATGAATGAGCCCGTAGCGGATGAAGTGCGTTCTATTCTCGATGGTCATATCGTGTTATCGCGCAAACTGGCGGAAGCCAACCACTACCCGGCCATTGATGTGAGCGCGAGCGTCAGTCGCGTTATGCGACAAATTGCCGATGAAGAGCATGTGTGGTTAGCCGGCCATCTACGAAGCTTAATGGCCCTGTATCGCGAAATTGAACTGCTGGTCCGCGTCGGAGAGTACCGAGAGGGAGAAGATTTTGACTCTGACAAAGCATTACGCTGCTGGCCTGCCATATGTCAGTTCCTGCAACAGCCTGCCGGGAATCCTCAAACCTTACCGGAAACGCTAGAGATGTTGAGAGCGGCTGTGGAATAA
- a CDS encoding TyeA family type III secretion system gatekeeper subunit, which translates to MNKINHTQPVALWHGQTRDELARKVDTRRQMQELPSSDVEAALSDMQDVALQDTMEDMSLVLGNRLRGKSQRTLGSGNDELIERDEQLALLAEQVAGDKLDAVLENLKSGGNDDIFTLFRQGELSFSDAALLLAAEMNGLAPGSKRRKRLSEQLDELLAGKEDWALEMFAELELGSVDSETMHSMQRIIRQHHRHDREGNSPEGIWQWFNTIKEWSDRSKRIRVLIHTFAFELSTGESGLVGPRLVAALFDLKKLLIFMGMEDIARGLAKIVGLSEDQALSEILLMIEQRWMYPEWLANRITYLNIKMNKRVLYLIKLCDVLKFLPEICFLDVQQRNQLVEATEEYIYQLSQ; encoded by the coding sequence ATGAATAAAATTAACCATACGCAACCTGTCGCATTATGGCACGGCCAAACCCGGGATGAGCTGGCCAGGAAAGTTGATACGCGCAGACAAATGCAGGAGTTACCTTCCAGTGATGTTGAAGCGGCATTAAGCGACATGCAGGATGTGGCGCTCCAGGATACGATGGAAGATATGAGCCTGGTATTAGGAAACAGGTTAAGAGGGAAATCACAGCGTACTCTGGGGTCAGGTAATGATGAGCTCATCGAGCGGGATGAACAGCTTGCGTTACTGGCAGAGCAGGTGGCCGGAGATAAACTCGACGCTGTGCTGGAAAATCTTAAGTCTGGCGGAAACGACGATATTTTCACGCTGTTTCGCCAGGGGGAGTTAAGTTTTAGCGATGCTGCACTGCTATTAGCCGCTGAAATGAATGGATTAGCCCCCGGGAGCAAACGACGTAAACGCCTCTCTGAGCAGTTAGATGAACTGCTGGCAGGAAAAGAGGACTGGGCTCTGGAGATGTTTGCCGAGTTAGAGTTAGGTTCAGTCGATTCCGAAACTATGCATTCCATGCAGCGTATTATTCGCCAGCATCACCGCCACGATCGGGAAGGAAACTCACCTGAAGGAATTTGGCAATGGTTCAACACTATTAAAGAGTGGTCAGACCGTTCAAAACGCATTCGGGTACTGATACATACTTTTGCTTTTGAGCTTTCCACGGGGGAGTCTGGTCTCGTCGGCCCCAGGCTGGTTGCTGCGCTGTTCGATTTAAAAAAATTATTGATTTTCATGGGGATGGAGGATATCGCTCGCGGGCTGGCTAAGATCGTTGGCCTTTCAGAAGACCAGGCGCTTAGCGAAATTTTGCTGATGATCGAGCAACGCTGGATGTACCCGGAGTGGTTAGCCAACCGAATTACGTACCTGAACATTAAAATGAATAAACGGGTGTTATATCTTATTAAACTCTGTGACGTGCTTAAATTTTTGCCTGAAATCTGCTTCCTTGATGTTCAGCAAAGAAACCAACTGGTTGAAGCCACCGAAGAGTACATTTATCAATTAAGCCAGTAA
- a CDS encoding EscU/YscU/HrcU family type III secretion system export apparatus switch protein, producing the protein MSSEKTLPPTSKKIRDAREEGQVVKSSELAAGVQLGVILMYLYIFGEDIWQDLCHILILTINTIDQPLSLAFSSFITALGVFIFKDLAFMFLVLFIATVASFVGQVGFLFSGKAMMPKLDKLDIVKNIQNLFSLKSVVELLKNIVKMAVIGCVFYYLFHRYAPSLANMAYVNPVAAMQVTLKIIFWLWGVLVLCYIIFFLADYAYQRYEVMKNLKMSHEEVKQEYKDSEGNQEIKQQRHSLHQQIQSGSLASVVKKSSAIIKNPTHLAICIYYDEATTPLPKVVAKGADHMAARMIKIAEKEGVPVIENVPLARGLNKSIAVGEYITPPFFAAISEILLMIKMEV; encoded by the coding sequence ATGAGCAGTGAAAAGACGCTTCCCCCCACCAGTAAAAAAATACGTGATGCGCGAGAAGAAGGGCAGGTTGTTAAAAGTAGCGAACTTGCTGCTGGTGTTCAGTTGGGTGTTATCTTAATGTACCTTTATATCTTCGGTGAAGATATCTGGCAAGACTTATGTCATATTTTAATTCTGACCATCAACACCATCGATCAGCCGCTCTCGTTAGCCTTCTCATCGTTTATTACAGCCTTAGGGGTGTTTATTTTTAAAGACCTGGCTTTTATGTTTTTAGTGTTATTTATTGCTACTGTGGCATCTTTTGTTGGCCAGGTTGGATTTCTGTTTTCCGGGAAGGCTATGATGCCAAAGCTGGATAAGCTTGATATTGTCAAAAATATCCAGAATTTATTCTCTTTAAAATCTGTCGTCGAGTTATTAAAGAATATCGTAAAGATGGCGGTGATAGGCTGCGTATTCTACTATCTTTTTCATCGATATGCGCCCTCACTCGCTAATATGGCATACGTTAATCCCGTCGCCGCCATGCAGGTCACCTTGAAAATTATTTTCTGGCTGTGGGGCGTACTGGTGCTTTGCTATATTATTTTTTTTCTGGCTGATTATGCTTATCAACGCTATGAAGTCATGAAAAACTTGAAAATGTCGCATGAGGAAGTAAAACAAGAGTACAAAGATTCCGAAGGTAATCAGGAAATTAAACAACAACGGCACTCTCTCCATCAGCAGATACAAAGTGGAAGCCTGGCGAGCGTGGTAAAAAAATCCAGTGCGATTATTAAAAACCCAACGCATCTGGCAATATGCATTTATTACGACGAAGCGACAACCCCGCTGCCTAAAGTGGTCGCTAAAGGTGCCGATCATATGGCGGCAAGAATGATAAAGATCGCGGAAAAAGAAGGCGTACCGGTTATTGAGAACGTCCCTCTGGCCCGGGGGTTAAACAAGTCAATTGCAGTAGGGGAATATATTACCCCGCCTTTTTTTGCTGCTATCTCTGAAATTTTACTGATGATAAAAATGGAGGTGTAA
- the sctV gene encoding type III secretion system export apparatus subunit SctV produces MIKELTLFGQKKISKYQGAILAAALVLAVFMMILPLPTAVVDVLIAFNLVFSLVLLMVVVYLNSAVEFSVFPSLLLITTLYRLSLTVSTSRLILLQHDAGNIVYAFGNFVVGGNLTVGLIIFSIITIVQFIVITKGSERVAEVSARFSLDGMPGKQMSIDGDLRAGSITVEQAAMRREMVQHESKLYGSMDGAMKFVKGDAIASIIVILVNIFGGMAIGVMHEGMSASEALSTYSILSVGDGLVAQIPALLISITAGVLVTRVPGVNGNNNLATELFTQLGSRSMPLLIASAVLTLFACIPGFPAAVFLPMAVLIGGAGYLIHRRGESTGDESGAEQGNESTSLSPGVEPLVVRVPSSMESGDLADALEALRWRFFESHGIALGKIKVENLPSEEDQGLPKVVFCLYHEPVREVYLVPEHPYVAAPGTSLEAIESGVITQKLFSDVDISWLNEEAKEKVLLQGDTAYECGRGLAWCMEVILERNAKEFIGVQETRYLMDAMESNYSELVKELQRQVQLNRVSDVLQRLVDEGVSIRDLRTIFETLIIWSAKEKDIVTLTEYVRVALKRQIVNRQHKINNGKIWIIGSNIESLIRESIRQSVAGAYSALDSSTTQTITDKIAQALEGHRAGILLTAIDTRRYLRKMIESDYYRFSVLSFMEVSDVNDFDVMGGIDLIGEPS; encoded by the coding sequence ATAATAAAGGAATTGACTTTGTTCGGGCAAAAGAAAATCAGTAAATATCAAGGGGCTATTTTAGCTGCGGCGCTGGTGTTGGCCGTATTCATGATGATATTGCCCTTACCGACTGCAGTGGTTGATGTATTAATTGCTTTTAACCTGGTTTTCTCGCTCGTGCTGCTAATGGTGGTCGTCTACCTGAACAGTGCCGTTGAGTTCTCGGTTTTCCCTTCATTATTGCTGATTACCACCCTCTATCGTCTCTCCTTGACCGTCAGCACTTCCCGCCTCATTTTACTGCAGCATGACGCAGGAAATATTGTGTATGCATTCGGGAATTTTGTGGTGGGGGGAAACCTCACGGTCGGTTTAATCATTTTTTCTATTATTACCATTGTCCAGTTCATTGTTATTACCAAAGGGTCGGAGCGTGTTGCCGAGGTCAGTGCGCGATTTTCACTTGATGGCATGCCTGGCAAACAGATGAGTATCGATGGTGATTTACGTGCGGGTTCAATCACCGTTGAACAGGCCGCTATGCGTAGAGAGATGGTTCAGCATGAGAGTAAGCTTTATGGTTCGATGGATGGCGCCATGAAGTTTGTGAAAGGAGACGCCATTGCGAGCATTATCGTCATTCTCGTCAACATTTTCGGTGGGATGGCCATCGGGGTTATGCATGAAGGAATGAGTGCTTCAGAGGCCCTCTCAACGTATTCGATCCTTTCTGTGGGTGATGGCTTAGTGGCTCAAATACCCGCTCTGCTGATTTCAATCACGGCCGGTGTATTGGTCACTCGCGTTCCTGGCGTTAATGGTAACAACAATCTTGCGACTGAACTCTTTACTCAACTGGGTAGCAGGAGCATGCCCCTCCTCATTGCCAGCGCGGTACTGACGCTGTTTGCCTGTATTCCCGGTTTTCCGGCAGCCGTGTTCTTGCCGATGGCGGTGCTTATTGGTGGCGCCGGCTATTTAATTCACCGCAGAGGTGAAAGTACCGGCGATGAAAGCGGTGCTGAACAGGGAAATGAGAGCACAAGTCTGTCGCCTGGCGTCGAACCGCTGGTGGTTCGGGTGCCTTCATCAATGGAAAGCGGCGATCTCGCTGATGCTCTGGAAGCCTTGCGCTGGCGGTTTTTTGAGAGCCATGGCATCGCGCTGGGCAAAATAAAGGTAGAAAATTTGCCCAGCGAGGAGGATCAAGGCCTGCCTAAAGTGGTTTTTTGCCTTTACCATGAACCGGTTCGTGAGGTTTATCTTGTGCCCGAACACCCTTATGTTGCCGCGCCAGGCACTTCGCTGGAAGCGATTGAGTCGGGGGTTATTACTCAGAAATTATTCTCTGATGTCGACATATCTTGGCTAAACGAAGAAGCCAAAGAAAAAGTTCTTTTACAAGGTGATACCGCTTACGAGTGTGGGCGAGGGTTAGCCTGGTGTATGGAAGTCATACTTGAGCGCAATGCGAAAGAGTTTATCGGCGTGCAAGAGACCCGCTATCTGATGGATGCAATGGAGAGTAATTATTCCGAACTGGTGAAAGAGCTGCAACGTCAGGTGCAATTAAACCGGGTCTCTGATGTGTTACAACGATTAGTCGACGAGGGGGTATCGATTCGCGACCTTCGTACGATTTTTGAAACGCTGATTATATGGTCCGCGAAGGAAAAAGATATCGTCACGTTAACGGAGTATGTTCGCGTGGCGTTAAAAAGGCAGATTGTTAACCGACAGCATAAAATAAATAACGGCAAAATATGGATAATCGGTTCTAATATCGAAAGTCTTATCAGAGAATCGATACGCCAGTCTGTTGCAGGGGCTTATTCGGCGCTGGACTCAAGTACCACTCAAACGATTACCGACAAAATAGCGCAGGCGCTCGAAGGACATCGTGCCGGGATCCTGCTCACCGCTATCGACACCCGGCGCTATTTACGCAAAATGATCGAGTCAGACTATTACAGGTTTTCTGTCCTTTCCTTTATGGAAGTGAGTGATGTTAATGATTTCGACGTTATGGGTGGTATCGACCTCATTGGTGAGCCATCGTGA
- the sctS gene encoding type III secretion system export apparatus subunit SctS, producing MSNDIIAHLGVELLWIVVWLSLPTVVAASVVGVIISLIQAVTQIQDQTVPFLVKLVVVSVVLVMTYNWMGHALLSYTNLIFQQIGR from the coding sequence GTGAGTAATGATATTATAGCGCACCTTGGCGTAGAACTTTTATGGATTGTTGTATGGCTATCCTTACCCACGGTCGTGGCCGCATCTGTGGTTGGCGTAATTATCAGTCTTATCCAGGCGGTGACACAGATCCAGGACCAGACAGTGCCTTTTTTGGTGAAGTTAGTGGTCGTTTCTGTGGTATTGGTGATGACTTACAACTGGATGGGGCATGCACTGCTTAGCTATACCAATCTGATATTCCAGCAGATTGGCAGGTAA